In the Kitasatospora terrestris genome, one interval contains:
- a CDS encoding NAD(P)-dependent oxidoreductase produces the protein MRLGTVVVTGAAGRIGAVVRRALRGEAERLVLVDRVPLRAEAPNEVALTADLRDPAAVEAALAGADRVVHLAGVPDEAPLAELLEANVLGTQHVLEAARRARVRRVVLASSNRVTGFYPAGHLTGPLEPCRPDGLYGVSKVAVEALGQLYADKFGLPVVCLRIGSFEPAPVDARQLATWLSPRDAVGFVRAALTAPEAVRFAAVYAVSANTRRFWELPDPAVLPYVPVDDAEAFAADVPGADAAVDPSAPQAGAYALPEFTLPHLGPADRPACAEPDRSTTT, from the coding sequence GTGAGGCTGGGGACGGTGGTGGTGACGGGCGCGGCCGGGCGGATCGGCGCCGTGGTGCGGCGGGCGCTGCGCGGGGAGGCGGAGCGCCTGGTGCTCGTCGACCGGGTGCCGCTGCGGGCGGAGGCCCCGAACGAGGTGGCACTCACCGCGGACCTGCGGGATCCGGCGGCGGTGGAGGCGGCCCTGGCGGGGGCGGACCGGGTGGTCCACCTGGCGGGGGTGCCGGACGAGGCCCCGCTGGCGGAGCTGCTGGAGGCGAACGTGCTGGGCACCCAGCACGTGCTGGAGGCGGCCCGGCGGGCTCGGGTCCGGCGGGTGGTGCTGGCGAGCAGCAACCGGGTGACCGGCTTCTACCCGGCGGGGCACCTCACCGGGCCGCTGGAGCCCTGCCGGCCCGACGGGCTGTACGGCGTCAGCAAGGTGGCGGTGGAGGCGCTCGGGCAGTTGTACGCGGACAAGTTCGGGCTGCCGGTGGTGTGCCTGCGGATCGGGAGCTTCGAACCGGCCCCGGTGGACGCCAGGCAGCTGGCGACCTGGCTGAGCCCGCGGGACGCGGTCGGGTTCGTCCGGGCGGCGCTCACGGCGCCGGAGGCGGTCCGCTTCGCGGCGGTGTACGCGGTGTCCGCCAACACCCGGCGGTTCTGGGAGCTGCCGGACCCGGCGGTGCTGCCGTACGTCCCGGTGGACGACGCGGAGGCGTTCGCCGCGGACGTCCCCGGCGCGGACGCGGCGGTGGACCCGTCGGCGCCCCAGGCGGGTGCCTACGCGCTGCCCGAGTTCACCCTGCCGCACCTGGGCCCTGCCGACCGGCCGGCGTGTGCGGAGCCCGACCGATCGACCACCACCTGA
- a CDS encoding isomerase, whose amino-acid sequence MPQILIDHSTDVVLDRPAFAAALHEQLAQVIDTTVAECKTVFRPAADHLVGDGGEGRAVVLVEIKILAGRSAELRAELTDRTLALLEAHVRVPAAFGIEVTELDRATYRFSHHAGGPGSS is encoded by the coding sequence GTGCCGCAGATCCTGATCGACCACTCGACCGACGTGGTCCTCGACCGCCCGGCCTTCGCCGCCGCGCTGCACGAGCAGCTCGCCCAGGTCATCGACACGACCGTGGCCGAGTGCAAGACGGTCTTCCGCCCGGCCGCCGACCACCTGGTCGGTGACGGCGGTGAGGGCCGGGCGGTGGTGCTGGTCGAGATCAAGATCCTCGCCGGCCGCAGCGCGGAACTCCGCGCCGAGCTGACCGACCGCACCCTCGCGCTGCTGGAGGCCCACGTCCGCGTCCCGGCGGCCTTCGGCATCGAGGTCACCGAACTCGACCGCGCCACCTACCGCTTCAGCCACCACGCCGGTGGCCCGGGCTCCTCGTGA
- a CDS encoding siderophore-interacting protein: MAERPARKPRKPHTAHVVRTERLTPHMQRVVLGGDGLAAFTAGDFTDHYVKILFAPTGVTYPEPFDLEKIREDLPREQWPVTRTYTVRAWNPEQRELTVDFVVHGDEGLAGPWAARTRPGDVVRFMGPGGGYTPDPTADWHLLAGDESALPAIAAALEALPADARVHAFVEVAGPEEEQKLAADVTWLHRGERPAGELLVQAVRALERPEGRMHAFVHGEAGTVKDLRAFLRVDLGIPREDLSISGYWRLGHNEDGWQASKRDWNAQVEAEQETPAP; this comes from the coding sequence ATGGCAGAGCGTCCGGCCCGCAAGCCCCGGAAGCCGCACACCGCGCACGTCGTCCGCACCGAACGCCTCACCCCGCACATGCAGCGCGTCGTCCTCGGCGGCGACGGCCTCGCCGCGTTCACCGCCGGCGACTTCACCGACCACTACGTCAAGATCCTCTTCGCCCCCACGGGCGTGACCTACCCCGAGCCCTTCGACCTGGAGAAGATCCGCGAGGACCTCCCCCGCGAGCAGTGGCCCGTCACCCGCACCTACACCGTCCGTGCCTGGAACCCCGAACAGCGGGAACTCACCGTCGACTTCGTCGTCCACGGCGACGAAGGACTCGCCGGCCCCTGGGCCGCCCGCACCCGGCCCGGCGACGTCGTCCGCTTCATGGGCCCCGGCGGCGGCTACACCCCCGACCCCACCGCCGACTGGCACCTGCTCGCCGGCGACGAGAGCGCCCTGCCCGCCATCGCCGCCGCCCTCGAAGCCCTCCCCGCCGACGCCCGCGTCCACGCCTTCGTCGAGGTCGCCGGACCCGAGGAGGAGCAGAAGCTCGCCGCCGACGTCACCTGGCTCCACCGCGGCGAGCGGCCCGCCGGCGAACTCCTCGTCCAGGCCGTCCGCGCACTGGAACGCCCCGAAGGCCGGATGCACGCCTTCGTCCACGGCGAGGCCGGCACCGTCAAGGACCTCCGCGCGTTCCTGCGCGTCGACCTCGGCATCCCCCGCGAGGACCTCTCCATCTCCGGCTACTGGCGCCTCGGCCACAACGAGGACGGCTGGCAGGCCTCCAAGCGCGACTGGAACGCCCAGGTCGAAGCCGAGCAGGAGACCCCGGCACCCTGA
- a CDS encoding DUF4193 domain-containing protein, producing MATDYDAPRDTGDEGRDESIEALKSQRDDKQGSAVDIDPEAVEGLELPGADLSGEELTVRVVPLQDDEFTCMTCFLVHHRAQLAGEDRNGQPICRDCAT from the coding sequence TTGGCAACCGACTACGACGCCCCACGCGACACCGGCGACGAAGGCCGCGACGAGAGCATCGAGGCACTGAAGAGTCAGCGCGACGACAAACAGGGTTCCGCGGTCGACATCGACCCGGAGGCCGTCGAAGGGCTGGAGCTTCCCGGTGCGGACCTGTCCGGCGAGGAACTCACCGTGCGGGTCGTGCCCCTGCAGGACGACGAGTTCACCTGCATGACGTGCTTCCTGGTGCACCACCGCGCCCAGCTCGCCGGAGAGGACCGCAACGGCCAGCCCATCTGCCGCGACTGCGCGACCTGA
- a CDS encoding TetR/AcrR family transcriptional regulator, producing the protein MSGTADEGGGAGAPEPADGASPVRGTGRVARRRDRRKAEIVRTATRILADAGYQGMSLEDVAERTDIAKATLYHYFSSKDELVAAALESLTQEVLRRLADRERKVTGAGARELLAALVDEQVLILTETAPEVAAAFSWPRTWPQAFEEPMKDMRRRHDAVFRRVVEQGVADGEFTCDNINVAMQCLHGVLNQSPVWIRPGVHVEDRDEVRAAVVACALRLFG; encoded by the coding sequence TTGAGCGGCACGGCGGACGAGGGCGGCGGCGCGGGCGCGCCGGAGCCGGCGGACGGAGCGTCACCGGTCCGGGGTACCGGCCGGGTCGCCCGGCGGCGCGACCGCCGCAAGGCGGAGATTGTCCGCACCGCGACCCGGATCCTCGCCGACGCCGGCTACCAGGGCATGAGCCTGGAGGACGTGGCCGAACGGACCGACATCGCCAAGGCCACGCTCTACCACTACTTCTCGTCCAAGGACGAACTGGTCGCCGCCGCACTGGAGTCGCTCACCCAGGAGGTCCTCCGGCGCCTGGCCGACCGGGAGCGGAAGGTCACCGGCGCCGGCGCCCGGGAGCTGCTGGCGGCACTCGTCGACGAGCAGGTGCTCATCCTCACCGAGACCGCCCCCGAGGTCGCGGCGGCCTTCTCCTGGCCCCGCACCTGGCCGCAGGCGTTCGAGGAGCCGATGAAGGACATGCGCCGCCGCCACGACGCCGTCTTCCGGCGCGTCGTCGAACAGGGCGTCGCGGACGGCGAGTTCACCTGCGACAACATCAACGTGGCGATGCAGTGCCTGCACGGCGTCCTCAACCAGTCCCCGGTCTGGATCCGCCCCGGCGTCCACGTCGAGGACCGGGACGAGGTGCGCGCGGCGGTCGTCGCCTGCGCTCTGCGCCTCTTCGGCTGA
- a CDS encoding beta-glucanase: protein MTGSVPSNAPVVVFDAPFSDRSQWAAGVSSAYPPNGRNPGDNKLDHLVPGFGPSADRFAAVRESSRSWRTPLVTTENTAGGFELRPGDLLEARCLLTAAQGAWPAIWTWGRDRPDGRPQPGHGEVDVLEYHGDHPRMLELSNHTAPGASAYLDDLVTPGQWFTVACRFGTDSVRWSVDGREVYADGAGVAATWRAWIIVNLSVSAGQWGHPAPRPDVSRLSWRCNRLRVLRTPPTG, encoded by the coding sequence TTGACCGGATCCGTACCTTCGAACGCACCCGTCGTGGTGTTCGACGCCCCCTTCTCCGACCGCTCGCAGTGGGCGGCCGGCGTCTCCTCCGCGTACCCGCCCAACGGGCGCAACCCCGGCGACAACAAGCTCGACCACCTGGTGCCGGGCTTCGGGCCGAGCGCGGACCGCTTCGCCGCGGTCCGCGAGAGCAGCCGCAGCTGGCGCACCCCGCTGGTGACCACCGAGAACACCGCGGGCGGCTTCGAGCTGCGGCCCGGCGACCTGCTGGAGGCGCGCTGCCTGCTGACGGCCGCCCAGGGCGCGTGGCCCGCGATCTGGACCTGGGGACGCGACCGGCCGGACGGCCGGCCGCAGCCCGGCCACGGGGAGGTGGACGTCCTGGAGTACCACGGCGACCACCCGCGGATGCTGGAGCTCAGCAACCACACCGCGCCGGGCGCCTCGGCCTACCTGGACGACCTGGTCACCCCCGGCCAGTGGTTCACCGTCGCCTGCCGGTTCGGCACCGACTCGGTCCGCTGGTCGGTCGACGGGCGGGAGGTGTACGCGGACGGCGCCGGCGTGGCCGCGACCTGGCGCGCGTGGATCATCGTCAACCTGTCGGTGTCCGCCGGGCAGTGGGGCCACCCGGCGCCCCGGCCGGACGTCTCCCGCCTCTCCTGGCGCTGCAACCGCCTGCGCGTCCTGCGCACCCCGCCGACCGGGTAG
- a CDS encoding SpoIIE family protein phosphatase, translating to MSARQGREWEASSEGGRAGRLRMLAAFEDEGDAAALLAALHHLTAEFGALGGMAHLPVAGIGQAGLRLVASSGLPAAFTRAWDVIPSSGRLAPARVVLDGGTLWLPAVEYPRQEPGRPVAAPPFVAPSAGIAAAALPGPDGPRGALSLITPPLAEPDAADLSFLAEVAAWAAGRLRLSAPRTGGLSPALLSPLEGPAQQRPRLRIGTWSWDMESGDFFVDQRFLAGIGIDWPPGGRMREWATLVHPEDRPYSVHVLVEAIRTRGSYEAEYRVATADRGYAWVRVRGRVDVDEHGEPARLEGTVYDTTEAHAALEPVGRALRHMTDGFLSVDSDWRIEFVNVAAEKLLGSAPSVAGTILWDLPAIRHVPRLEQLCREVVRTGTPLDFDVRWPDDRWYHLRLVPVPGGLTLYSTDITERRLREIERAAAERVAADRSELIGGLTAALAEALTPRDVVDAVAGCVLPQVGAVGLLVATVIDGRLAVTGAVGYPDAMLDALDGRPVGTVHPTVEVMRRRRARFIESRAEFLASYPGTGGLVRTSDKQAWAFLPLRASGREGVCVVSFDRPHTFAKEQRTLLGEVSGLISQALDRAGLYEEAATRARELQSALLPRELPALPAVTAAARYLPAGHGAEVGGDWYDVIRLSADRVALVVGDVMGHGMPEAATMGRLRTAVRTLSELELPPAEILGRLNDIVADLGDDSFVTCLYGVYDPVTHDLRYANAGHPPPAVVRPDHTVDLPVSVPDPPLGTAVPPFDTVTVSLPEGSLLVLCTDGLVESADRDVDAGLARLADTLRTELLRRPAATPNALCEAVTAALVPAGRPVGDDAVLLLARVHHLPPGDVVSWVLPDDPRAAGEARAHVRAQLAAWGLDELSTATELIVSELVGNVIRHAKGPIGLRLLRSRTLICEVSDASLTTPHIRHSSATDEGGRGLQLVAAVAGQWGVRYDEHGKSIWTEQPIAGS from the coding sequence GTGAGTGCCAGGCAGGGTCGCGAGTGGGAGGCGTCGTCGGAGGGCGGGCGGGCCGGGCGGCTGCGGATGCTAGCCGCGTTCGAGGACGAGGGCGACGCGGCCGCACTCCTCGCGGCGCTCCACCACCTGACGGCGGAGTTCGGCGCGCTCGGCGGCATGGCGCACCTGCCGGTGGCCGGCATCGGCCAGGCCGGGCTCCGGCTGGTGGCGAGCAGCGGCCTGCCGGCCGCCTTCACCCGCGCCTGGGACGTCATCCCCTCCAGCGGCAGGCTGGCACCGGCCCGGGTGGTCCTCGACGGCGGCACGCTCTGGCTGCCCGCGGTGGAGTACCCCCGCCAGGAACCGGGCCGCCCCGTCGCCGCCCCGCCCTTCGTCGCCCCCTCGGCGGGCATCGCCGCCGCGGCCCTGCCCGGTCCGGACGGACCGCGCGGCGCGCTGTCGCTGATCACCCCGCCGCTCGCCGAGCCGGACGCCGCGGACCTGTCCTTCCTCGCGGAGGTGGCCGCCTGGGCCGCAGGCCGCCTGCGGCTCTCCGCCCCCCGCACCGGCGGGCTGTCCCCCGCACTGCTGTCGCCCCTGGAAGGGCCTGCCCAGCAGCGCCCGCGGCTGCGGATCGGCACCTGGTCGTGGGACATGGAATCCGGAGACTTCTTCGTCGACCAGCGCTTCCTCGCCGGGATCGGCATCGACTGGCCGCCCGGCGGCCGGATGCGGGAGTGGGCCACCCTCGTCCATCCCGAGGACCGGCCCTACTCGGTGCACGTGCTGGTCGAGGCGATCCGCACCCGCGGGTCCTACGAGGCGGAGTACCGGGTCGCCACCGCCGACCGCGGCTACGCCTGGGTCCGGGTGCGCGGCCGGGTCGACGTGGACGAGCACGGCGAGCCCGCGCGCCTGGAGGGCACCGTCTACGACACCACCGAGGCGCACGCGGCGCTGGAGCCGGTCGGCCGGGCCCTGCGCCACATGACCGACGGCTTCCTCTCCGTCGACAGCGACTGGCGGATCGAGTTCGTGAACGTGGCCGCGGAGAAGCTGCTCGGCTCCGCACCGAGCGTGGCCGGCACGATCCTGTGGGACCTGCCCGCCATCCGGCACGTCCCCCGCCTGGAGCAGCTGTGCCGGGAGGTCGTCCGGACCGGCACACCGCTCGACTTCGACGTCCGCTGGCCCGACGACCGCTGGTACCACCTGCGGCTGGTGCCGGTGCCCGGTGGTCTGACGCTCTACAGCACCGACATCACCGAGCGGCGGCTGCGCGAGATCGAGCGGGCCGCGGCCGAGCGGGTCGCCGCCGACCGGTCGGAGCTGATCGGCGGCCTCACCGCCGCCCTCGCCGAGGCGCTCACACCGCGCGACGTGGTCGACGCGGTCGCCGGCTGCGTCCTGCCCCAGGTGGGCGCCGTCGGGCTCCTGGTGGCCACGGTGATCGACGGGCGCCTGGCGGTCACCGGCGCCGTCGGCTACCCGGACGCCATGCTCGATGCGCTCGACGGCCGCCCCGTCGGCACGGTCCACCCGACGGTCGAGGTGATGCGCCGCCGACGGGCCCGGTTCATCGAGTCGAGAGCGGAGTTCCTCGCCTCCTACCCCGGGACCGGCGGGCTCGTGCGGACCTCGGACAAGCAGGCCTGGGCGTTCCTGCCTCTGAGGGCCTCCGGGCGGGAGGGCGTCTGCGTCGTGTCCTTCGACCGTCCCCACACCTTCGCCAAGGAGCAGCGCACCCTGCTCGGCGAGGTCAGCGGACTGATCTCACAGGCGCTCGACCGGGCCGGCCTCTACGAGGAGGCCGCCACCCGGGCCCGGGAGCTGCAGAGCGCGCTGCTGCCCCGGGAGCTGCCCGCCCTGCCCGCGGTCACGGCCGCCGCCCGGTACCTCCCGGCGGGCCACGGCGCCGAGGTCGGCGGAGACTGGTACGACGTGATTCGTCTTTCCGCCGACCGGGTCGCCCTCGTCGTCGGCGACGTCATGGGCCACGGCATGCCCGAGGCGGCCACCATGGGGCGGCTGCGCACAGCGGTGCGGACCCTCTCCGAGCTGGAGCTGCCGCCGGCCGAGATCCTCGGCCGGCTCAACGACATCGTCGCCGACCTCGGCGACGACTCCTTCGTCACCTGCCTCTACGGTGTCTACGACCCGGTCACCCACGACCTCCGGTACGCGAACGCCGGGCACCCGCCGCCGGCCGTGGTCCGCCCCGACCACACCGTGGACCTCCCGGTGTCGGTCCCCGACCCGCCGCTCGGCACCGCTGTTCCCCCCTTCGACACGGTCACGGTGAGCCTCCCCGAGGGAAGCCTGCTGGTCCTGTGCACCGACGGCCTGGTGGAGTCCGCGGACCGGGACGTCGACGCCGGGCTGGCCCGGCTGGCGGACACCCTGCGCACGGAGCTCCTTCGCCGCCCCGCCGCCACGCCCAACGCGCTGTGCGAGGCCGTGACCGCGGCCCTCGTCCCGGCTGGACGCCCGGTCGGGGACGACGCCGTGCTGCTGCTCGCGCGCGTCCACCACCTCCCGCCCGGCGACGTGGTCTCCTGGGTCCTGCCCGACGACCCGCGGGCGGCCGGCGAGGCCCGGGCCCACGTCCGCGCACAGCTCGCCGCCTGGGGGCTGGACGAGCTCAGCACGGCGACGGAACTGATCGTCAGCGAGCTCGTCGGCAATGTCATCCGGCACGCCAAGGGGCCGATCGGCCTGCGGCTGCTGCGCAGCCGCACCCTGATCTGCGAGGTCTCCGACGCCAGCCTGACCACCCCGCACATCCGGCACAGCTCGGCCACCGACGAGGGCGGCCGTGGGCTGCAACTCGTCGCCGCCGTGGCCGGGCAGTGGGGTGTGCGCTACGACGAGCACGGCAAGAGCATCTGGACCGAGCAGCCGATCGCCGGCTCCTGA
- a CDS encoding carbohydrate ABC transporter permease produces MSTAPSGRRPRPNVVGTAVLSVLALYFLLPAWWLLVASTKSSSDLFGSNGFWFSSFRLGDNLRELASANDGLYVRWMLNTLLYAGVGAAGATLFAAMAGYALAKFRFRGREAVFNTVLAAVLVPAPLLALPVYLLLSKAHLVDTVWAVLLPSMISPFGVFLSRIYAEASVPDEILEAARMDGAGEFRIFFTVVLRILSPALVTVFLFQFVTIWNNFFLPLVTLSDQKLWPVNLGLYYWNGLKDHTPYNLVVTGSLVSVLPLVVAFLLLQRFWRADLAAGGVKA; encoded by the coding sequence ATGAGCACCGCCCCGTCGGGGCGCCGTCCGCGTCCGAACGTCGTCGGCACGGCCGTGCTGTCCGTGCTCGCGCTGTACTTCCTGCTGCCCGCCTGGTGGCTGCTGGTGGCGTCGACCAAGAGCAGCAGCGACCTCTTCGGCAGCAACGGGTTCTGGTTCTCCTCCTTCCGTCTCGGCGACAACCTCCGGGAGCTGGCGAGCGCCAACGACGGCCTCTACGTCCGCTGGATGCTCAACACCCTCCTGTACGCCGGCGTGGGCGCGGCCGGTGCCACGCTGTTCGCGGCGATGGCCGGCTACGCCCTCGCGAAGTTCCGGTTCCGCGGCCGCGAGGCCGTGTTCAACACGGTGCTCGCCGCCGTGCTCGTCCCCGCGCCGCTGCTCGCGCTGCCGGTGTACCTCCTGCTGTCGAAGGCGCACCTCGTCGACACGGTGTGGGCGGTGCTGCTGCCCAGCATGATCAGCCCGTTCGGGGTGTTCCTGAGCCGGATCTACGCCGAGGCCTCGGTGCCGGACGAGATCCTGGAGGCCGCCCGGATGGACGGCGCCGGGGAGTTCCGGATCTTCTTCACGGTGGTGCTGCGGATCCTCTCACCGGCCCTGGTGACGGTCTTCCTCTTCCAGTTCGTCACCATCTGGAACAACTTCTTCCTGCCGCTGGTCACCCTCTCCGACCAGAAGCTGTGGCCGGTCAACCTCGGCCTCTACTACTGGAACGGGCTCAAGGACCACACCCCGTACAACCTGGTGGTCACCGGCTCGCTGGTGTCCGTGCTCCCACTGGTGGTCGCCTTCCTGCTGCTGCAGCGGTTCTGGCGGGCCGATCTGGCGGCCGGCGGCGTCAAGGCCTGA
- a CDS encoding sugar ABC transporter permease — MSAAPQVAADRAGRQAPPSRRGPSRNRAALGFLLPFGLLFVALFLLPIAYALWQSLYRTARSGLGFGPARTVFAGLANYGAALGDGSFLAGVGRVLLFGVVQVPVMLGLALVLALLLDGRGARFPRFFRLAYFLPYAIPGVVATILWAFLYLPGTSPLVSGLGNVGIRADFLSSGTVLWSMANIVTWTWTGYNMLVILAALQAVPRELYEAAELDGASAWRIAWHIKIPLVAPALVLTGIFSVIGTLQLFTEPMVLHSLTSTVSADYTPNMAAYNAAFGTNDYGRAAAIAVLLALATGVLSFVFLRLSVRFTGERAAS; from the coding sequence ATGAGCGCAGCACCCCAGGTCGCGGCGGACCGGGCCGGCCGCCAGGCCCCGCCGTCGCGGCGGGGCCCGTCCCGCAACCGCGCCGCCCTCGGCTTCCTCCTCCCCTTCGGGCTGCTCTTCGTCGCCCTGTTCCTGCTGCCCATCGCGTACGCGCTGTGGCAGAGCCTCTACCGCACCGCGCGCTCCGGCCTCGGCTTCGGCCCGGCGCGGACGGTCTTCGCGGGCCTGGCCAACTACGGCGCGGCGCTCGGGGACGGCTCCTTCCTCGCCGGGGTCGGCCGCGTCCTGCTCTTCGGCGTCGTGCAGGTCCCGGTGATGCTGGGGCTCGCCCTGGTGCTGGCCCTGCTGCTGGACGGCAGGGGGGCGCGGTTCCCCCGGTTCTTCCGGCTCGCGTACTTCCTGCCGTACGCGATCCCCGGCGTCGTGGCCACCATCCTGTGGGCGTTCCTCTACCTGCCGGGCACCAGCCCGCTCGTCTCCGGCCTGGGGAACGTCGGGATCCGCGCCGATTTCCTGTCCTCCGGCACGGTCCTGTGGTCGATGGCCAACATCGTGACCTGGACCTGGACCGGCTACAACATGCTGGTCATCCTGGCCGCCCTGCAGGCGGTCCCGCGCGAGCTGTACGAGGCCGCCGAGCTCGACGGCGCGAGCGCCTGGCGGATCGCCTGGCACATCAAGATCCCGCTGGTGGCTCCCGCCCTGGTGCTGACCGGGATCTTCTCCGTCATCGGCACGCTCCAGCTGTTCACCGAGCCGATGGTGCTGCACTCCCTGACCTCGACGGTCTCCGCCGACTACACGCCGAACATGGCCGCGTACAACGCCGCGTTCGGCACCAACGACTACGGCAGGGCGGCGGCGATCGCCGTCCTGCTGGCGCTGGCCACCGGCGTCCTGTCCTTCGTCTTCCTGCGCCTGTCGGTGCGCTTCACCGGAGAGCGGGCGGCCTCATGA
- a CDS encoding extracellular solute-binding protein: MATSRILHRTLPAAAALALLAGAAACGSGGSGPSASAGPTTVTFWGWAPGYEEAAARFNATHQDVQVRFEKTVPGSKGGYAKVFAAVKAGNAPCLAQVGYESLPSFVVEGALQDVGKEAAEYRSQYGDAAWNSVKVGGQVYGIPVDMGPMALYYRTDLYAKYGLQPETTWEQFAADAAKLHAADPAGYLSVFNPDDPWWFAGMSSQPGGKWFEAGDKGWTVSMASDAGTARVADYWQGLVEKGLVKSEQSYTPDLYKDMQDGTIAAYAGPVWFSTILEQNAAQAAGKWAVAPMPQWQDGTRSVGNDGGSSTAVVKGCKSTGAALEFANWMSTDPAAVGILVEKAGIYPASTAGTSVPALSKPSPYFGGQQIFDVFKQALAQAPEWTWGPTMTQTASDLTDAFGTAVADHTDLTAALATVQTKTVDTMKAKGLTVTTG, from the coding sequence ATGGCCACCTCCCGCATCCTGCACCGCACGCTGCCTGCCGCCGCGGCCCTCGCCCTGCTCGCCGGTGCCGCCGCCTGCGGTTCCGGCGGTTCCGGCCCGTCGGCGTCCGCCGGGCCGACGACCGTGACGTTCTGGGGCTGGGCGCCCGGGTACGAGGAGGCGGCGGCACGGTTCAACGCCACCCACCAGGACGTCCAGGTCCGGTTCGAGAAGACCGTGCCGGGCAGCAAGGGCGGCTACGCGAAGGTCTTCGCGGCCGTCAAAGCGGGCAACGCCCCGTGCCTGGCCCAGGTCGGCTACGAGTCGCTGCCCAGCTTCGTCGTCGAGGGCGCCCTGCAGGACGTCGGCAAGGAGGCGGCCGAGTACCGGTCCCAGTACGGCGACGCCGCCTGGAACTCGGTCAAGGTCGGCGGCCAGGTGTACGGCATCCCGGTCGACATGGGCCCGATGGCGCTGTACTACCGCACCGATCTCTACGCCAAGTACGGCCTCCAGCCGGAGACCACCTGGGAGCAGTTCGCCGCGGACGCCGCGAAGCTGCACGCCGCCGACCCGGCCGGGTACCTGAGCGTCTTCAACCCCGACGACCCGTGGTGGTTCGCCGGGATGTCCTCCCAGCCCGGCGGCAAGTGGTTCGAGGCGGGCGACAAGGGCTGGACGGTGTCGATGGCGAGCGACGCCGGCACCGCCAGGGTCGCCGACTACTGGCAGGGCCTGGTCGAGAAGGGCCTGGTCAAGTCGGAGCAGAGCTACACCCCCGACCTGTACAAGGACATGCAGGACGGCACCATCGCCGCCTACGCCGGCCCGGTGTGGTTCTCCACCATCCTCGAACAGAACGCCGCCCAGGCCGCCGGCAAGTGGGCGGTCGCCCCGATGCCGCAGTGGCAGGACGGCACCAGGTCCGTCGGCAACGACGGCGGCTCCTCCACCGCCGTCGTCAAGGGCTGCAAGTCCACCGGGGCGGCCCTGGAGTTCGCCAACTGGATGAGCACGGACCCCGCCGCCGTCGGCATCCTCGTCGAGAAGGCCGGCATCTACCCCGCCTCCACCGCCGGCACCTCGGTGCCCGCGCTGTCGAAGCCGAGCCCCTACTTCGGCGGCCAGCAGATCTTCGACGTCTTCAAGCAGGCGCTCGCGCAGGCACCGGAGTGGACCTGGGGCCCGACCATGACCCAGACCGCCAGCGACCTGACCGACGCCTTCGGCACCGCCGTCGCCGACCACACCGACCTGACGGCCGCCCTGGCCACCGTCCAGACCAAGACGGTCGACACGATGAAGGCCAAGGGCCTGACGGTCACCACCGGCTGA
- a CDS encoding sugar isomerase, giving the protein MTAFIEAEIASQPDCWRRGAELAAASRGVLPAAGERVAVVGCGTSLFMAQAYAALRESSGQGVTDAFAASEYRLSRSYDRMLALTRSGTTTEVLDLLHGLRGTTPTSAITADPQAPVMTAADRVAVLDFADERSVIQTRFATTALTALRAHLGLHTPAVEADARRALAEPLPGASTEELTGRAQFTFLGSGWTLGLAHEAALKLREAALAWSESYPAMEYRHGPISIAAPSTATWMLGPAPAGLARQVRATGALWIESDLDPLADLVRVQRLAVALAAARGLDPDRPRNLTRSVQLAGG; this is encoded by the coding sequence GTGACAGCCTTCATCGAGGCCGAGATCGCCAGTCAGCCCGACTGCTGGCGGCGCGGTGCCGAACTCGCGGCGGCGAGCCGGGGCGTGCTGCCCGCAGCGGGCGAGCGGGTCGCGGTCGTCGGCTGCGGGACGTCGCTCTTCATGGCCCAGGCGTACGCCGCCCTGCGGGAGTCGAGCGGGCAGGGCGTGACGGACGCGTTCGCCGCCTCCGAGTACCGTCTCTCCCGCTCGTACGACCGGATGCTCGCCCTGACCCGCTCCGGCACCACGACCGAGGTGCTGGACCTGTTGCACGGGCTGCGCGGGACCACGCCCACCTCGGCGATCACCGCGGACCCGCAGGCCCCGGTCATGACCGCGGCCGACCGCGTCGCGGTCCTGGACTTCGCGGACGAGCGCTCCGTCATCCAGACCCGGTTCGCCACCACCGCCCTCACCGCGCTGCGGGCCCACCTCGGCCTGCACACCCCGGCGGTGGAGGCCGATGCCCGCAGGGCACTCGCGGAGCCGCTGCCCGGGGCGTCGACGGAGGAGCTGACCGGCCGCGCCCAGTTCACCTTTCTCGGCTCGGGCTGGACGCTGGGCCTGGCCCACGAGGCCGCCCTGAAGCTGCGCGAGGCCGCGCTCGCCTGGAGCGAGTCCTACCCTGCCATGGAGTACCGCCACGGGCCGATCAGCATCGCCGCACCCTCGACGGCCACCTGGATGCTGGGCCCCGCACCGGCCGGCCTGGCCCGGCAGGTGCGGGCGACCGGGGCGCTCTGGATCGAGAGCGACCTCGATCCCCTCGCGGACCTGGTGCGCGTCCAGCGCCTCGCCGTGGCCCTCGCGGCCGCCCGGGGCCTGGACCCCGACCGGCCGCGCAACCTGACCCGGTCCGTACAGCTCGCCGGGGGATGA